The Vespa velutina chromosome 19, iVesVel2.1, whole genome shotgun sequence region AATGTCATTATGACATTCATTTACTCCAAGTACTTTTACTGACGGTGGattaaacaaaagaatatcCGATAGTGGAGTAATAACGTATACATTACCAGTCTTTGTtgtaaattcaaaattatacttaaaaacatctcctttttttatatatttcaatggcCCAATTCTATAAGTATAcactttattacattttataaattattataaattactttttgtaAATCATTGTTTATGGACTTACATAATATTGCCATTTGAACTTTCAACTTTAACTTTGACTCCTCCATCTAATGCAGTAGAACTTATAATATTTCCTTGATGACGATGTTCAgaagatgataaaataattggggataaattatttgtatccCAGACAAATGTTTCTTTATCGTACACATGACAACCTTTAGGTGTAAAACTATATTCTCCGGGTTTAGATACGCAATGTCTTGTACTACCTTTGGATAATACTaaagatgatttttttatttcatctgaTGCAACATATTCAACTATTGTTTCatgagaagaaataaaagtaattgaaAAACCGGTCTGTTGAAAAGGAGGCACTTCAGCGCGTTCAGATGTTATTGATATTCTGTAACTAGGATTTTTCCAACAGAATACATCGTTGTCTATTAAAACTTCATAATGTCCTGGTAATACATCGGAAAATTCATATTGGCCATCTGcatgaaagaaattaacttcacagacagagacagtaatattaattaaacttaaacagtatattaataacaaatatatttaatgctGGGAGtataaggaatatatatatatatatatatatatatatatatataatatacatatattgttttcttttaaaacaaaagtatcatcaataaattatactaCCTTGGCATTAATCATACATTTGTTATTCctcaattttaaaataataatattaatttatattatattatttaaatctcaCCTTTCGTTGTCGAAGTTTTTATTGTAACTCCATCGAGTACTTTAAGTGTAACCGAAGCTTGACTGCAATCTATCCCTGGCAAACATTTGACCATGCCAGTTAAAAGTGCCTTCAATTGTAGAAAGTTGATATTGTTAATTGCCTCAGATGATACGTCAATGGTTTGTTGTAAAGGAAAgaatctattataataatcgaaaaagtattaatattttataaatttaatcaaatttaaattcatatatttcatataagtACTTACTGTAAACCTttagttttttcttcattactcACGATTACacttaattgatatttatcagGCTTTAAATGTACACAATATTCTCCAGTCTTTTCATTAGTATCAATTTCTCTTTGGAATGTGGCAGCGATATTTTGTATAGCTACTTTACGGAAGTGTAAAGTTCCTTTTGCAGATAATGTAACTTTTCCACAAACTTTATACATAGATGGTATTAAAACTGGCAATTCAGGTGAACTTGGGGATACTTTAACTGTTCTCTCCTCAAACTGCACATTacctaaatataaatatatttttaatattaattttataaataatatttacaataaaaggATTCTTTTACTAACCAGCTTCTGCTTTCAGAGTATATTGTCCAGCTTTTACATTATCTATtgtatattttccattttcatttgttaCAGCTACATCTTTCCCagcgaatataatttttgcatTTGCCAATGGTTTGCCACCTGTTGACATGCGAACTACCCCAGTCACCGTAAAACCAGTCACTTTAAAATCTTGCGATAACGTCAGACTATTGTGACTAACTTTGAATGATAATTCGGGTGGTTGAACGTCAAATTTAGTATGAGCACTAGGATAATGTGGGACAAGCTTGTAATCACCAGTTGACAATGcaggaaaaacaaattttccaGTTTTATCTGAAGTAACATGGCAAAGTGGATTTTTCGATTCAAATCCCTTAACTGGTGAAGTTTCACAATTCTTTGCAGCGCCATTctgtataattaaatgaatattaatattatctaataaatattaatttaataaatttctaatcaatGATATATCTTACACCAAAAACTATGAAGGATACACCACTGACTGGTTCATTTTCACTGGTGACTTGACCTCTTACATCATATCCAAATATTACTAAACTATCATCTGAAAGTTCAGCATTACCTTCTTGTACAGTTACttcaattgtattttttttgatCATCCACCTTAATCAATACAAAGAGATAATAatctttgatataatataagcgtatttatattatacaatacatacgtaGGATGAGATGCAACAAGTATATATTTGCCTGGTTGAATAggtgtaaaataaaatgttccaCTATCGGCAGTTTTGGTTGATCCAACTAcagtttctttattattagcattataTAATGACACAGTAACATCTTTTGGACCAAATGAAGAATTAAAACTGGTTACCTAATAATAAGAGagatgattaatatatatatatatatatatatatatatatttctcaaatAGAATCATTGTTAAAATAGAATGAATTACTTTGCCTGTAATGCCAAAACCtttgaaagtaaaattaatatctttgcCTTGGCTACAAATGTCGGTAGAACCatctacatttaaatatacttcCATGGGATCAAAACTCCAACCTCTAGGAGGATCTACCTAAATGTATTTAAGAATAAACATTCTTGTGtgttaattattcttaattaaaatatcagtCTATATCAAAAAGAGATGACATTAAGATTTCTATGTAGTATACCTTTAAAATATACTCTCCTTTATCATAAAGAGGTAAAAAGTAATATCCAGTATTCGGTGCACATTCTGTCTCATCTTTTAAACTACCAGCCTTAGTATATCtgacatatatacaaattaaataatttattatttaattaataccaTAATATGCAGGACGTCATAACCTCAACATGTATACTTACAATTTAATGTGAACTTTTGTAAAATCGATATCAGCATGACTTTTTAAAAATCCACCACATCCTAAAATATCTTGGGCAATAATTTCACTagagaaaatcaataaataatttagaaaaagaacgatactTATTCGCTTTTCAAACATCTTTATAATCGTCTGCTACTGAAGTGAAATTGTCGCTACGACATAACCTCATTTGATACACATGCGCTATCTAGCATGTATTTAGACTcacgttataaatatttgttaatgtcAATGAGGACGACAGAActtaatttaatgataatacagAAATTAAAAGCCCTAGAAAAATTTTGTACCTAGGAAAAGGGCAGGGTGATTAGTTCAATTTAAgtgtgaaaaaaatttttaaatcaatatatatcgTTGAAACCAAAATGGTTAAGATAGCATTGAAAATCAAAGTATTGTTGGAGAATATAGAAGAATTGAAGTCCTCAGGATTAAGCCATAATtggtattttaaatttaaatgttgCAATTGTGgtgaaataacaaagaaatggTGCTCTGTTTCTTTAGAAGATTCTATCCCAAGTACAAAGGGAAATGCTGTGAATCATTTTCTAGCTAAATGCAAGCTTTGTGGTCGTGAAAACTCTATGACTATTGTAGAAGATTCTATCAAATCGTTTACTGCTGAAGATCAAgggagatttaaaaaaatcgttATATTAGATTGTAGAGGACTAGAACCTTGTGATTTTTCTGCACGAGAAGGATGGATCGCAAAAGCTATAGACAATGGTACAGAATTTACGGATGttgatttatatgaatatgaatGGATTGAATATtgcgagaaaataaagaaacctGTTGGAATAACCGAAATTGAGCACAGATTTGAAagagttaaataaaatgtctATTCATAAAatgatgtatataaaatagttcTCAGTTAGtgtttctttattgttttaattaattattaagtttATACAATCTACATGTATACCCTTCTGGTTGAAAATTGTTAGATTgcatttattcattatactCATTATCATACTTTCTAAAGTATGGATATTTTGTAATTGCAATTTAGAATAACACAAAAGATTATTTACTTACTAAGTATATTGTTTACTTACTaagtatattgtttatatcaaCTATGTACAAAGACCTTGAATAAAGCAGTAATTTCATAATGCATAAGTATCTGTGTTTTTGTTTCTCATAAAGTAATTGCATTTAAAAGTAACATATTACTGCTGAATTTAAATGTCAACTTAAACATATTAATGTTGATTTGTAAGGATATGAGTATACAAATTGACACATAACTCTAAcgacataatataatttattcataatcatataaaaaaaccatttaatttcataaatggCTCAATACACAGGAAATATCATTCGCaacaattattttgttattcctCTGAATATGTCCAAACCTGCCAATTGTTGCCAAAACAAATGCCTGC contains the following coding sequences:
- the LOC124955767 gene encoding CXXC motif containing zinc binding protein, with protein sequence MVKIALKIKVLLENIEELKSSGLSHNWYFKFKCCNCGEITKKWCSVSLEDSIPSTKGNAVNHFLAKCKLCGRENSMTIVEDSIKSFTAEDQGRFKKIVILDCRGLEPCDFSAREGWIAKAIDNGTEFTDVDLYEYEWIEYCEKIKKPVGITEIEHRFERVK